In one window of Poriferisphaera corsica DNA:
- a CDS encoding NAD(P)/FAD-dependent oxidoreductase: protein MAKVIIIGDGPAGLSAALYLAKAKYTTVVYGQDKTPMHYAMVHNYLGIREISGPDFQKNARTQVIDMGAEIVDEQVTKIAIADDGFTIKTAVGKIDEAKYVIIAAGRNPELVTGVGLSLNDQKTVEADRNGRTMVPNLYVTGWSTRPDKIQAIISAGDGAAAALDILSKEAGKDIHDFDNLEK, encoded by the coding sequence ATGGCGAAAGTAATCATTATTGGTGATGGCCCAGCGGGCCTAAGCGCTGCATTGTATTTAGCGAAGGCAAAATATACGACTGTGGTCTATGGCCAAGACAAGACACCAATGCATTACGCGATGGTTCACAACTATCTCGGCATTCGTGAGATTTCTGGCCCGGACTTTCAAAAGAATGCTCGCACACAAGTCATTGATATGGGTGCTGAAATAGTTGACGAGCAAGTGACGAAAATTGCAATTGCAGACGACGGGTTCACCATTAAAACTGCCGTTGGCAAAATCGATGAGGCTAAATATGTCATCATCGCTGCTGGCAGAAACCCTGAATTAGTTACAGGTGTGGGATTAAGTTTAAATGATCAGAAAACTGTTGAGGCAGATCGCAATGGCCGCACGATGGTTCCCAATTTATACGTAACGGGTTGGTCGACAAGGCCGGACAAAATTCAAGCGATTATCTCGGCAGGAGACGGCGCCGCGGCGGCACTCGATATACTCTCAAAAGAAGCGGGTAAAGATATCCACGACTTCGATAATCTCGAAAAATAG
- a CDS encoding alpha/beta hydrolase, protein MATQTPFTSILKTTLGAAMMLAACTITTTPTHALSKYANDRIKEVASHTSYYAANADKRYTYATRPERDLEVFVWTPRTAPREDAPVIVMYHGGGWNGGTPSAFARSALYFALSGYYVVTPNYRVKNTDGTTPIDAVHDAEAALQWVIDNQGVDGMDWDNQRIALYGSSAGSHLAMTTGLGGRVAGLNNGDANVFAYAAFNSVYDGSPNGYGKGRLGNTIEEYGPYSPLHLAHKDMDPIIFTHGEKDTTVPYSKALEFDQRLEDLGVEKEFLSYANYGHNTGPYYSSSEGGQTAWMQGVYNVEDFLGKQLTAIPEPSSLALLSMTMLTLIRRKK, encoded by the coding sequence ATGGCTACCCAGACACCGTTTACTAGTATTTTGAAGACAACGTTAGGGGCAGCGATGATGCTCGCGGCCTGCACAATAACGACCACGCCAACTCATGCTCTCAGTAAATACGCAAACGATCGGATTAAAGAAGTTGCGAGCCATACTAGCTACTACGCTGCGAATGCAGACAAACGCTACACCTATGCCACACGACCTGAACGTGATCTTGAGGTATTTGTTTGGACACCGAGGACAGCACCTCGTGAGGACGCTCCAGTTATCGTGATGTATCACGGCGGCGGTTGGAATGGCGGGACGCCCAGTGCCTTTGCTAGAAGCGCACTCTATTTTGCGCTTAGCGGATACTACGTCGTCACACCAAATTATCGGGTCAAAAATACAGACGGCACAACACCCATTGATGCGGTACATGATGCCGAGGCTGCTTTGCAGTGGGTCATTGACAATCAGGGCGTTGACGGCATGGACTGGGACAATCAGCGGATCGCATTATATGGTAGTTCGGCGGGGTCACACTTAGCGATGACGACTGGTTTAGGCGGACGTGTTGCAGGGCTTAATAATGGCGATGCTAATGTTTTTGCCTATGCGGCTTTCAACTCGGTTTATGATGGCAGCCCCAATGGATACGGCAAGGGCAGGCTTGGTAACACGATTGAAGAATACGGGCCATACTCACCACTACATTTAGCCCATAAGGACATGGATCCAATCATTTTCACACATGGTGAAAAAGATACGACCGTACCATATTCAAAAGCACTTGAGTTTGATCAGAGACTTGAAGATCTAGGTGTCGAAAAAGAATTTCTATCCTATGCCAACTACGGGCATAATACCGGGCCATACTACAGCAGTAGTGAAGGAGGCCAAACTGCATGGATGCAGGGCGTTTACAATGTTGAGGATTTCCTAGGAAAGCAACTTACGGCGATACCCGAACCTTCCAGCTTAGCATTACTTTCTATGACCATGCTTACATTAATTCGACGCAAGAAATAA
- a CDS encoding alpha/beta hydrolase — protein sequence MTQAFVSRYVATNIIGLFVLIACFTLNSTLHALDNANDRILEVISHNGYNTSNADKTYRYASRPERDLNLHVWKPRTVTSGTAPVIVMYHGGGWNTGSPSAFARSALYFALSGYYVVTPEYRLRDTDGTTPIDAAHDSEAALQWVIDNQGIDGMNWDNQRIALMGSSAGSHLAMVTGLGGRVEGLENGDANILAYTLFNSVYDVSPEGYGNGRLGTKPEEYEPYSPHHLIHEDMAPIFFTHGEKDTSVPHTQALAFDQKLEDLGVEKLFRSYAHFGHSTGSSYSTDPLYQKRWMYGIYNVENFLEKQLAAIPEPSSLALLSLSMIALIRRK from the coding sequence ATGACTCAGGCATTTGTCTCACGCTACGTAGCAACCAACATCATTGGACTTTTCGTATTAATCGCGTGCTTTACTTTGAATTCAACGCTACATGCCTTGGACAATGCGAATGACAGAATTCTAGAAGTTATTAGCCACAATGGCTATAACACATCAAACGCAGACAAGACATATCGCTACGCATCTAGGCCGGAACGTGATCTTAATTTGCACGTGTGGAAACCTAGAACTGTAACAAGCGGCACCGCACCAGTAATTGTCATGTATCACGGTGGCGGCTGGAATACGGGCTCTCCTAGTGCATTTGCAAGAAGCGCACTTTATTTTGCACTCAGTGGCTACTACGTGGTTACGCCTGAGTACCGACTGAGAGATACTGATGGTACGACGCCTATCGATGCTGCACATGATTCCGAAGCTGCCTTGCAGTGGGTCATCGACAACCAAGGAATTGATGGGATGAACTGGGACAACCAGCGCATCGCGTTGATGGGTAGCTCAGCTGGTTCGCACCTAGCAATGGTTACTGGGCTGGGTGGACGTGTTGAAGGATTAGAGAATGGCGATGCAAATATTCTCGCCTACACACTTTTCAACTCGGTTTACGATGTAAGTCCTGAGGGGTATGGTAATGGTAGATTGGGCACGAAACCTGAAGAATACGAGCCTTACTCACCGCATCACTTGATTCATGAAGACATGGCGCCGATCTTTTTTACGCACGGCGAAAAAGACACATCTGTGCCGCACACTCAAGCACTTGCGTTTGACCAAAAACTTGAAGACCTAGGTGTCGAAAAACTGTTTAGATCATATGCCCACTTCGGCCACTCAACTGGGTCATCTTATAGCACTGATCCGCTTTATCAGAAACGTTGGATGTATGGCATTTACAATGTCGAAAATTTCTTAGAGAAACAGCTTGCAGCAATACCTGAACCTTCCAGCCTAGCTTTGCTTTCCTTATCGATGATTGCTCTGATTCGTCGTAAGTAA